The segment GAAACACACAAGTTCAATCTCGAAGTCCAATAACAATGATGGGTAATTAGCAACAAGGTTCAATAGGGCCAATGGAAAGAATTCCGTCTCTCTTGATATCTACCCAAAATTCCTTACCAGATTATTATGAGTTTCCTTTAACTAAGAGCAATTAAATATTAGCTAGTCAGTGCTGAATCAAATATGCTATTTCTGCTTGTACTTGACCGGGTTAGCATGGGTTTCCTTAATTTTGAAGGAACAAAAACCAGCTACAGTTCTGATAAATTTGTTACAGCTTTGGGCATGGTTCTCACTGATAGAGAAGGCAAACTATCTACAACAAGATAGTGCATCCTCACATCCTCTGGAAACTTGTGATTGGATATAAATTGTATATGGTGATGCATGTGGCAGAAGTGCAATGGTAGACTTCAGAGTGAATTCTATTTTTTATGTAATGGATTCTTTCCGGCATGCATCTCCAAAAAGTGGCCTTAGATATAAAAATTAAAGCAGGTTAGCAAATGAATACTATTCATGCCAAACTCACCTTGACCTAACATTTGCAGATGATTCTCCTGTGCTCCTATGAGGATTTTAaacagatatttgaagttgaacaACCATGTCTAATGATTCAAACTCTAGTACATCGTTACTTAACAAAATAGTACAAACTATCAGCTTGTGACATACTAGTATCAAATATATTCCAATaacacattaacactttcaatgccAATGGCAgattttaattttgtttaattatgGAATATAAGAATTTAAGCATGCATTCCAGTTGTAGGTGGaacaaattattattattacaGTATGGAGTTGGATCAGTTCAGCAATTCTTTATGCAACTATTTGTTACAAGACTTATGTTTTCCAGGTTTGGGGACATGTTTTATCTAGTTCAGGATTCTTATTATTTTTTAGATGTAAGTCAGTCTTTTCTATTTTTCTCTTATTGTGAACATCACTTTTCTAAATGCTGGTCAAGAATTGAAGATGATAATATTTATCTGTTTGCAAACTCGGAAGTTCAAACATATTATAAATGTAAAATTTTGTCCTATGCAGTCTATTTTTCAAGCAAGAGATGGAGCTCTCTTTAATAGGGCTCCAAAATGCAGGGAAGTCATCACTTGTAAATGTTGTCGCGGTCAGTACTATCGATCCATTCCCAAAACTGTGGTATATCCTTAGAAGTTTGATGACATCATTTTCTGTGCAACTGAACTGTTTACTGAAATCTAAATTTCATCTTTCCAGACCGGTGGCTATAGTGAAGACACGATTCCTACTGTAAGTATTGctacatatatatagataaattCTTATTGATTCTTCAATCAGGATTGTGTTTTTGTATCATCTCTAAATCTAGTTTAGTCTTTTTGTGGCTTTCAAAGAATTTCCATTCTTTCTTGAAGTCGTTTGGTTCCTTAAATAAAAGGGGGaatttttgtatatgctgttgTTTTCTGTTGTTTTCAACATCAGGTTGGGTTTAACATGCGAAAAGTGTGCAAGGGAAATGTGACAATTAAACTATGGGACCTTGGAGGTCAACCTAGGTTCCGTAGCATGTGGGAACGTTATTGTCGTGGAGTCTCAGCAATTGTGTACGTTCTCTACAAGCCTCCCTAAGTTGTAGTTTCAAGTTTTGAAATATTGTTGAatcttgacattatatatatatatatattctgaggAAGGCTAACACAATTTATATTTTGCCGATCTATCATATTCCTGTAAATTGTGTGTCAATGTTCTAACAACTCTTAAGCATTCAGACATCCTGtgtatcatgttatctatattttaaatgaTTTCTTTGGGTTTTCTTGCCAACCGTTTCTCCTCATTGCAGATATGTTGTAGATGCTGCAGACGGGGAGAACCTGTCTATGTCCAGAAGTGAGCTGCATGATTTATTGAGCAAGCCTTCATTAAATGGGATTCCCTTGTTGGTACTCGGGAATAAAATAGATAAGCCAGAAGCTGTTTCAAAGCAGGCATTGATTGATCAGATGTGAGTCCTAGTTATATTCATAATGTTTAGAAGCCTGGAAATATAAGAAATATTCCAAGAATAATTGCTGATTGTGTCATTCTCACAGTTGCCTTGTTAATTATAATACAGTTTCTTAGAGATAGAGCTATCATTCTTTTTAATGTTTCGCTTCTGAAAAGCCAAAAAATTGAATTTGCAGGGGCCTTCAATCTATTACGGACAGAGAGGTTTGTTGCTATATGATATCATGCAGGAACTCCACAAATATTGATGTTGTTATTGATTGGCTTGTGAAACACTCCAAAACAGCAAGCTGAGTTTTGCTCAAGACTACGAGGCTTAATGGGTCTTCATTTTGATGAGAGATTATACGAGGCTCAATTGTTGGGGAGCTGATAGTTTGGTAAAATTTGATCGAGCAATCTACAGAGGGTTTCAGTTCCAAACTTCAGTCCTCGTGTCTTAGAgcatttttatattatttcttgTTCAAAATGTCATTGACCATTTCTAGAAGGATGACAACCGAATGGCAAATATAGAGGTTTACTAGGCATATTTTAATAGTTACACCTATGGGAAAGCATGAAATGTTCTATATTTTATTTGATTTCTGGGCAATTCTGCTCATTATTAATCTGATATTAAGCCATTTCCATTGTAAGTGCATTATCATCAGAGTGCATAAATGCGTATTTTCAATCATGTAAATCACTTCGtgatttttcatctttcaattctAGGTCTTTTATGCTTGTGCTACATTGAACCTGCTGTTGTTTAACTGCACTAGAAAGAATGTTTGCTGCGTATActtattttatcatttttgtttttcaaatctGTTAATCTTATGTCTTCTTCTGTCATACAATACTCGtttttggttgtttctttgattggAGCAATTCCCGGCAGGTTTCATTCTTAGATTATTTTGGTTTCTGTTTGAATGTGCGGTGATCTCTTTTCTTGTTTGGGGTTGATATGGTCTATTGGTTAGCGTATGTGCTCTCCAATTAGTAGCAAAATGGTTCTGTTGGATAAGGTAAGATATGCATTAAGTGAGATATTTGACTGAATTAAGTGAGATATGCATGTAGAATATAATACTTGGGGGTTACGGGTGTCAATTCTCATTTGGATTGTTTATCAATTAACATTTTTGtctttttatattataattttcTGAAATGgcttattcaaattttcaaaatgctGCAGAAAGGGACAGAGGAAAATATTATTGATTATGTAATCTCAAATGGGGTTTTGTTGTGTGATGTTTCGGACCCCTCGATTCTTGTGGCTGTCAAACCTACGGCCCCTGTTACACCAACACAAGCaatttgttttttcaattttgtggaGAGAACTTATGCTCATAAtgttatgatatttttttataaatgggGGCGACTGTCTCATGGTTTTGAGTTTATTTATCTTATTTACATCCATAATTGTGTACAGACACACTCCCGATTGCTGTGGCTGTAAGTCTTGTGGCTGTCAGACCTACAGCTCCATTTACACCAACGCCAAGCAATTTACTTGGATTTTGTGGAGAGAACCTATGCACATAATGTTCTGATATTTCTTATAAATGaatgtaaaattaaaaaaattgaagataagtTCAAGGAGGTGACTCATGGTTTTTGAgagtttcttttttatttatttatatgcataATTGTGTACAGACACACTCCTTCATCCCAAGTAAtcttaaagaaaaagaaaaattagtaAATGAAACTATTAATGTTAAGCATGTGACAAGTGTAAATCTTTATTATATTTGGAAATACGGAAAATTAATATCATAACACTAAATTTAATATGTTTTGAGAAGTTGATTGAACATTAATGACACCAAATGACATAACTAAAAATTTATGATGGCCATCATGTGTTTTAAATTCAATCATATTTATATAATATTGTTTTAGTTGATGATAGTCTAAATGTAGATCTAACTTAGTAATGAAACTTATATCATTGAATTCATCTAACGATTCATTAATAATAGTTACAATTCATTAATAATAGGAATATGAAACTTATCTTTATGAGTGATCTTATTGAGCTCCTTGTAATATGGGCACATTCTCCATGGC is part of the Cryptomeria japonica chromosome 10, Sugi_1.0, whole genome shotgun sequence genome and harbors:
- the LOC131044286 gene encoding ADP-ribosylation factor-like protein 8b, with the protein product MGIWDTFLNWLRSLFFKQEMELSLIGLQNAGKSSLVNVVATGGYSEDTIPTVGFNMRKVCKGNVTIKLWDLGGQPRFRSMWERYCRGVSAIVYVVDAADGENLSMSRSELHDLLSKPSLNGIPLLVLGNKIDKPEAVSKQALIDQMGLQSITDREVCCYMISCRNSTNIDVVIDWLVKHSKTAS